A genomic segment from Synergistaceae bacterium encodes:
- a CDS encoding ATP-binding protein produces the protein MPEIKSLPENVWSRIAAGEVVERPASAVKELTENALDAGASRISADLKDGGRLRITVEDDGDGIAFDDLPLALMYHATSKLREISDLEHIITLGYRGEALASLAAVADVEIRSRRAEDSEGGLIRTHDGKISEHIRVKCPKGTRVQVSELFSGLPARRKFLKSASGELRRAAVFMREYSVCNPSVSFLLEHDGKEIFSTDGSGDRKRVLAKIWPEGSEIQTLNIQSEHMKLECWFQSRAGISGRGDVMSFVNGRAVNDPVIKSAVATAGRELAGNWALFFTLEPSLVDVNIHPAKAEVRFRYPDEIYSMLHNAVKRLGSPGYIPVTADSPLRINPAPKTHSQPKNQTPSQRQEWNFRDPESRITGTQTPDHDDITQANIFADDGNDSPLPDVSFMGQNSGGYLVYDTPEGITIVDPHAAHERVNYERIKSGAEKSRNVQKLLVPVILHPTLALETAEFESALKDSGFEFENTASGVELKSVPAIGNVDFEPEALLRASLRALKNSHDGDTRNILWRTWATMACKASVKLTTKLTREEALTLWRSLHECEQPYVCPHGRPVMIELKNDDLLKRFGRE, from the coding sequence ATGCCCGAAATAAAATCACTTCCCGAAAATGTCTGGTCAAGAATCGCCGCCGGTGAAGTCGTAGAACGCCCAGCCTCAGCCGTAAAGGAACTCACAGAGAACGCCCTCGACGCAGGAGCCTCGCGAATATCCGCAGACCTCAAAGACGGCGGAAGATTACGCATTACCGTTGAGGATGACGGAGACGGAATCGCCTTTGACGATTTGCCCCTCGCGCTGATGTACCACGCAACAAGCAAGCTCCGCGAAATATCAGACCTCGAACACATAATCACACTGGGCTACAGGGGAGAAGCCCTCGCAAGCCTCGCCGCTGTCGCAGATGTCGAAATCAGAAGCCGCAGAGCTGAGGACTCAGAAGGCGGACTCATTCGCACACATGACGGCAAAATCTCCGAGCATATCCGCGTGAAATGCCCGAAAGGAACCCGCGTTCAGGTCTCGGAATTGTTCTCAGGACTCCCGGCCCGGCGCAAATTCCTCAAGAGCGCGTCCGGCGAACTCAGGCGGGCGGCTGTATTCATGCGTGAATATTCCGTGTGCAATCCGTCTGTGTCGTTCCTGCTTGAGCATGACGGAAAAGAAATCTTCAGCACTGACGGAAGCGGCGACCGTAAAAGAGTCCTCGCTAAAATCTGGCCGGAAGGTTCAGAGATTCAGACGCTCAATATCCAGTCCGAACACATGAAGCTAGAATGCTGGTTCCAGTCCCGCGCAGGTATATCGGGGCGCGGTGATGTGATGTCTTTCGTGAACGGCAGGGCGGTGAATGATCCCGTCATAAAGTCAGCCGTTGCCACAGCAGGCCGCGAGCTTGCAGGGAACTGGGCACTGTTTTTCACGCTTGAGCCTTCACTCGTTGACGTTAATATTCACCCCGCAAAAGCTGAAGTCAGATTCCGTTACCCTGACGAAATATATTCCATGCTGCATAACGCCGTAAAACGTCTCGGCAGTCCGGGCTATATCCCCGTAACAGCAGACTCGCCCCTCAGAATAAATCCCGCGCCCAAGACTCACAGTCAGCCAAAGAATCAGACTCCCTCTCAGCGTCAGGAATGGAATTTCCGCGATCCCGAATCACGCATAACAGGCACACAGACTCCCGACCATGATGATATTACGCAGGCTAATATTTTTGCTGACGATGGGAATGACTCGCCGTTGCCGGATGTTTCGTTCATGGGACAAAATTCCGGGGGGTATCTTGTGTATGACACGCCGGAAGGGATTACGATTGTTGACCCTCACGCGGCGCATGAGAGAGTGAACTATGAGCGGATAAAGTCCGGGGCGGAAAAGTCTCGGAACGTTCAGAAATTATTAGTACCTGTGATTCTTCATCCGACTCTCGCGCTTGAGACGGCAGAATTTGAGTCAGCCCTGAAAGATTCGGGGTTCGAGTTTGAGAATACAGCCTCAGGAGTCGAACTGAAGTCAGTACCCGCAATCGGAAATGTTGACTTTGAGCCTGAAGCGTTATTGCGGGCATCCCTGCGGGCATTGAAGAACAGCCATGACGGAGACACACGAAATATTTTGTGGCGGACTTGGGCGACAATGGCGTGTAAAGCCTCCGTGAAGCTCACAACGAAATTAACGCGGGAAGAGGCGTTAACCTTGTGGCGGAGTCTTCATGAGTGTGAGCAGCCGTATGTTTGTCCGCATGGCCGGCCCGTAATGATTGAGCTGAAGAATGATGACTTGCTGAAACGTTTTGGGCGTGAATGA
- a CDS encoding WG repeat-containing protein, translated as MKYKLTALFIFSLILVSPSYAAYTRPAVFVIPPSFQEARDFHEGLAAVKSNDRWGYIDYLGRIAIPLVHRVPEAGDFAEGFAFVGDHYIDTEGQPAFVRFDPDTDERTERFFTNGLPFSQGMAAVQVAGQWGYIDMMGNYLIPPSFERAGSFADGLAPARKNGLWGYIDVRGRWVIQPKFVRAREFHEGLAAVYIRGKWGYIDKEGKYAIRPQYTEAGDFAYGVAPVRTRTTYRGWGYIGHWNNRAIPRRYNNAGNFGDGLAPVAADTRWGYVNVAAEWEIAAQYEDARTFSEGLAAVKVEKRWGYIRQ; from the coding sequence ATGAAGTATAAATTAACCGCCCTGTTCATATTCTCGCTAATACTAGTATCACCGTCATACGCCGCCTACACCCGCCCGGCAGTGTTCGTTATTCCTCCGTCATTCCAGGAAGCAAGAGATTTCCACGAGGGACTCGCCGCAGTGAAGTCTAATGACCGCTGGGGATACATCGACTATCTCGGACGAATCGCGATACCGTTAGTGCATCGTGTCCCGGAGGCCGGAGATTTCGCCGAGGGATTCGCGTTTGTCGGGGATCACTATATCGATACGGAGGGGCAGCCTGCATTTGTCCGCTTTGACCCTGACACGGACGAACGCACAGAACGATTTTTCACGAACGGACTCCCCTTCTCGCAGGGCATGGCCGCCGTACAGGTTGCGGGGCAATGGGGCTACATTGACATGATGGGAAACTACCTTATTCCGCCGTCATTCGAGAGAGCCGGGAGTTTTGCTGACGGCCTCGCGCCAGCCCGGAAAAATGGCCTCTGGGGATATATCGACGTGCGCGGAAGATGGGTCATTCAGCCGAAATTTGTCCGCGCAAGGGAGTTCCACGAGGGACTCGCGGCGGTGTACATTCGCGGCAAATGGGGCTACATCGACAAAGAAGGAAAGTACGCTATCCGCCCTCAGTACACAGAAGCCGGAGATTTCGCCTACGGAGTCGCCCCCGTCAGAACACGCACGACTTACCGCGGCTGGGGCTACATAGGACACTGGAACAACAGAGCAATCCCAAGACGCTACAACAACGCCGGGAATTTCGGGGACGGACTCGCGCCTGTTGCGGCTGATACGCGCTGGGGCTATGTGAATGTCGCGGCAGAATGGGAGATTGCCGCACAGTATGAGGACGCAAGAACATTCAGCGAGGGACTCGCCGCCGTCAAAGTCGAAAAACGCTGGGGCTACATCCGTCAGTGA
- the typA gene encoding translational GTPase TypA — protein MQAQDAKNIRNLAIVAHIDHGKTTLIDSIFRAAQTFAAHTQVAERVMDSNPLERERGITIRSKPCTVSWKGYQINIIDTPGHADFSGEVERILSTVDSVILIVDANEGPMPQTRYVLQHALSIGMKPLVFINKVDREGADPTRALNLTFDLFFELGASDEQADFPVLYGSGLNGWAVNDLSKPHEGMDDLFQAIIDYVPAPDVDPDKPFLMQVSTLAWNEYVGRIGCGKILQGHIRKGEPFTRVSTKWNTTDHSGDDWEIIGHENAKAAQLWVTRGLDRTEVDEVSAGDIVWITGPNEINIGDTFCAEEISDSPLKPLSIEEPTVSMFFLVNSGPFAGREGQAVTLRQLKARLQREMHVNVSLRMEDLGRPDGVKISGRGELQLGILIEEMRREGMEFCVSKPEVIVEYHDGKKFEPYELVTIDVPEEYQGIVFEKMTRRKGRVINIDNPDRGLLRIEIEIPTRGLIGYRGEFLTDTRGLGIMSNCFSGYKEWAGDLITRNRGSLVSMDTGEATAYQLENLQSRGVLFISPLEQVYNGMIIGENSRPGDIPCNPTKKKQQTNHRSATKELTTKLDVPRRMPLEKAMEWIESDELVEVTPQSVRLRKAILDELERRKARRTAPGTQE, from the coding sequence ATGCAAGCACAAGACGCAAAGAACATCCGAAATCTTGCCATAGTCGCACACATTGATCACGGCAAAACTACCCTCATCGACTCAATCTTCAGAGCCGCTCAGACATTCGCCGCACACACTCAGGTCGCCGAGCGCGTAATGGACTCCAATCCCCTCGAACGCGAGCGCGGTATCACTATCCGCTCAAAGCCCTGCACAGTTTCATGGAAAGGCTACCAGATAAATATCATTGACACCCCCGGACACGCTGACTTCTCCGGCGAGGTTGAGCGAATTTTGTCGACAGTCGACAGCGTTATATTGATTGTTGACGCGAATGAAGGCCCGATGCCGCAGACTCGCTACGTACTTCAGCACGCATTATCCATCGGAATGAAGCCGCTTGTTTTCATCAACAAAGTAGACCGTGAAGGAGCTGACCCGACCCGCGCATTGAATCTCACGTTTGACTTGTTCTTTGAGCTTGGAGCGAGTGATGAGCAGGCAGATTTCCCGGTTCTTTACGGCTCAGGGCTTAACGGCTGGGCGGTTAATGACCTCAGCAAGCCTCATGAGGGCATGGACGATTTATTTCAGGCGATTATTGATTACGTTCCTGCGCCTGACGTTGACCCGGATAAACCGTTCCTAATGCAGGTAAGTACGCTTGCATGGAATGAGTATGTCGGGCGAATTGGCTGCGGAAAAATATTGCAGGGGCATATACGCAAGGGCGAGCCTTTCACGAGAGTGTCAACAAAATGGAACACTACAGATCATTCCGGCGATGACTGGGAGATTATCGGCCATGAGAACGCAAAAGCCGCGCAGTTATGGGTAACGCGGGGGCTTGACCGCACGGAAGTTGACGAGGTAAGCGCGGGAGATATAGTGTGGATTACCGGGCCGAACGAGATTAATATCGGCGATACTTTCTGCGCTGAAGAAATTTCTGACTCCCCCCTGAAGCCTTTATCCATTGAGGAACCTACCGTATCAATGTTTTTCCTCGTAAACTCAGGGCCTTTCGCAGGGCGCGAGGGTCAGGCGGTAACGTTACGCCAGCTCAAAGCAAGATTACAGCGTGAAATGCACGTGAATGTGTCGCTCAGAATGGAAGACCTAGGACGGCCTGACGGTGTGAAAATTTCCGGGCGCGGTGAATTACAGCTTGGGATTCTCATTGAGGAAATGCGCCGCGAGGGTATGGAGTTCTGCGTCTCAAAGCCTGAAGTAATCGTAGAATATCATGACGGGAAAAAGTTTGAGCCTTACGAGCTTGTTACAATTGACGTGCCGGAAGAATATCAGGGTATAGTGTTCGAGAAAATGACACGGAGAAAAGGCCGCGTGATTAACATCGACAATCCTGACCGGGGATTATTGCGGATTGAGATTGAGATTCCGACAAGGGGATTAATCGGTTACAGGGGGGAATTTCTGACCGACACACGCGGACTCGGCATAATGTCAAACTGTTTCAGCGGCTATAAAGAATGGGCAGGAGATCTCATCACGCGCAATAGAGGCTCACTCGTAAGCATGGACACGGGAGAGGCTACAGCGTACCAGCTCGAAAATTTGCAGAGCCGCGGCGTTTTGTTCATTTCACCGCTTGAGCAGGTCTACAACGGAATGATTATCGGCGAAAATTCCCGTCCGGGCGATATTCCCTGCAACCCGACAAAGAAGAAGCAGCAGACTAATCACCGTTCAGCCACAAAGGAACTCACAACAAAATTGGACGTTCCGCGCCGTATGCCCCTCGAAAAGGCTATGGAGTGGATAGAGTCGGACGAGCTTGTAGAAGTTACGCCGCAGTCAGTCAGACTCAGGAAGGCGATACTTGACGAGCTTGAGCGCAGGAAGGCAAGACGCACAGCACCCGGCACACAGGAATAA